In the Vogesella sp. XCS3 genome, ATGCTCATCAGGCCGGACATGCCCTGCACGATGTAATCGTAACCGGGCAGCTGGGCGTAGGGGCCGGTCTGGCCAAAGCCGGTAATGGCGCAATACACCAGCCGCGGGTTGATGGCGCGCAGGCTGTCGTAGTCCAGCCCGTATTTCTTGAGGCCACCTACCTTATAGTTTTCCAGCAGCACGTCGGCCTGTGCGGCCAACTGCCGCACGATTTCCTGCCCTGCCGGCTGGGTAATATCCACCGTCAGTGACTGTTTGCCACGGTTGGCCGCCAGATAGTAAGCCGCCGTGCCGTCCGGCAGGCTGGGTGGCGCCCACTGGCGGGTGTCGTCGCCAGTACCGGGGCGCTCTACCTTGATAACCTCTGCGCCCAGGTCCGCCAGCAGCTGGCCCGCCCAGGGCCCGGCCAGTACGCGGGTAAGGTCGAGGACTTTGATACCTGACAGTGCACCTGACATGTTTGTCTCCTGTAACGTGGGGCTGCCTGCAAAAAAAACAGGCCCGGATTGCAGCCGGGCCTCAAGGACAGACAGGAACCAACATCCCGCCGGGGTGAAGCCCGCCGGCGGAACATCACATCAGGCAAATGCCTGAATACCGGTCTGGGCGCGGCCCAGAATCAGGGCATGCACATCGTGCGTGCCTTCATAAGTGTTGACGGCTTCCAGGTTCATCACGTGGCGGATGATGTGGTACTCGTCGCTGATGCCGTTACCGCCGTGCATGTCACGGGCGATACGGGCAATATCCAGCGCCTTGCCGCAGTTGTTGCGCTTGATCAGGCTGATCATTTCCGGCGCAGCACGGCCTTCGTCCATCAGGCGACCCACGCGCAGCGCGGCTTGCAGGCCCAGGCTGATTTCGGTTTGCATATTGGCCAGCTTCAGCTGCACCAGCTGGGTGGCGGCCAAGGGGCGGTTGAACTGTTTGCGGTCCAGCGTGTACTGGCGGGCACCGTGCCAGCAGAACTCGGCGGCACCCATCGCGCCCCAGGCAATACCGTAGCGGGCTTTGTTCAGGCAGCCGAACGGCCCTTTCAGGCCTTTTACGTGCGGCAGCAGCGCGTCTTCGCCTACTTCCACGTTGTCCATCACGATTTCACCGGTAATGGAGGCACGCAGTGAGAACTTGCCTTCGATCTTGGGCGCGGACAGGCCTTTCATGCCTTTTTCCAGTACAAAGCCGCGGATCTCGCCTTCGTCGTCTTTGGCCCACACCACAAACACGTCGGCGATCGGGCTGTTGGTGATCCACATCTTGCTGCCGTGCAGTACATAACCGCCGTCTACCTTGCGGGCGCGGGTTTTCATGCCGGCCGGGTCGGAGCCGGCGTCGGGCTCGGTCAGGCCGAAGCAGCCTACCCACTCGCCGCTCGCCAGCTTGGGCAGGTATTTGTCTTTTTGTGCATCGGTGCCGTAGGCCCAGATCGGGTGCATCACCAGGCTGCTCTGTACCGACATGGCGGAACGGTAGCCGGAATCCACACGCTCTACCTCGCGGGCAATCAGGCCGTAGGCCACGTGCGACAAGCCGGCGCAGCCGTGGCTGTCGATGGTGCAGCCCAGCAGGCCCAGCTCGCCCATCTCGCTCATGATCTCGCGATCAAAGCGCTCTTCGCGGTTGGCGGTGAGTACGCGCGGCATCAGGCGATCCTGACAGTAGGCGTAGGCGGTTTCGCGCACCATGCGCTCTTCGTCGGTGAGCTGATCGTTCAGCAGCAGGGCATCGTCCCAGTTGAACGGTGCGCGATTCGAGGTAGCGGCCATGCAGTTCTCCTTTGCACTTTGTTCCGCATTGCGGAATATAGTTCTGTATTGCAAAATAGACTAGCAAGGCGGCCGGGGCATGTAAAGTTTTTTGTGGGAGCAAGGCGCGCACTGCACTATTCTTGCCACTCTTCAGCCAGGAGCATTTCCACCATGTCGTTCACCCCGCAGGAAGACGAAAGCAAAGACCGCCTGTTTGTCGAGGCGCTGGCACGCGGCCTGCGCGTGCTGTCGGCGTTTCGCCCCGGCGAATCGGCACTATCGAACCAGGTACTGGCGCAGCGCACCGGCCTGCCCAAATCCACCGTATCGCGCCTGACCTATACGCTGACCAAACTTGGCTACCTGTCGCAAGACGCCGACAGCGGTTATTACCGCCTGGGCCTGGCGGTACTGGCGCTGGGCTCGGCCGTACTGGGCAGCTACGACATCCGCCGTGTGGCCGCCCCGCTGATGCGCGACTTCGCGCTCAAGCACACCATTTCGGTAAGCTTGGGCATGCGCGACGGCAGCGACATCGTGTACCTGGAAACCTGCCGCAGCCAGGCACGGGTATCGGTACAGCTCAGCGTGGGCTCGCGCGTGCCGCTGGCCAGCACCGCTATCGGCCGCGCTTGCTACAGCAGCCTGAGTGCTGCCGAACGCGAGCTGGCCGACACCGATATGGCGGCACGCTACGGACAAGACTGGCCACTGGTGCAAGCCAAGCTGGAGCAGGCACGCCAGCAGGTACTGCAACGCGGCTACAGCGAGTCGTTTGGCGAGTTTGAACGCGACGTGATGGCGGTTGGCGTGGCGCTGCCCTCGCCCGCCCCCGGCCAGGGCAGCCTGTGCCTGAACGCCAGTGGCCCGGCCTTTGCCTTTGACGCCGAGACCATGCGCAGCCAGGTGGCACCAGCCCTGCTACAGCTGGCACGGCAGATCGTGCCTGGCGCATAAAGCAAAAGGTTGGCCGCATATGCTGCGGCCAACCTTTGTCTTTTATTGCCGCGCCAGACTCAGGCGCGGATGTAGTTCACCAGCTGCTCGATCACCAGCTGCTGCTCTTCGATGGTGGCGCGTACCAGGTCGCCAATAGACAGCATGCCTATCACGCGGCCGGCTTCCATTACCGGCAAGTGGCGAAAGTGCTTGTCCGTCATCAGCGCCATGCATTCGGCCACGCTTTGCTGCGGCCCCACGTACACCACCTTGCTGGTCATGATGTCGCGCACCTTGGTACCCGCCGAGGTACGCCCTTGCAACACGATGCGCCGGGCGTAATCGCGCTCGGAAAAAATGCCCAGCACATCGCCCATGTCCATCACCAGCACGGCGCCGATATCCTGCTCGGCCATGACCTGTAGCGCCTGAAACACGGTGGCATCCGGGCTGACGCTAATCAGTTCCCCGGATTTTCTTTCCAATAACTGCCTGACTGTCTGCATGACACCTCCACACGGTGCGGGTTGAACACAGCGGCGCCCCATGACGCCAGCACCTTGTACTATAGCCGCCGTCATGCATCTGCCAAATGCAAAAAAGGCTGCCACGCGGCAGCCTTTTTATTGCGATCTCAACGACTTAGCCAGCCTTGATCATGGTACCCACGCCAGCGTCGGTCAGGATTTCCAGCAGCAGCGCGTGCGGCACACGGCCATCGATAATGTGTACCGAGTTCACACCGCTCTTGGCGGCATCCAGCGCCGAGCTGATTTTAGGCAGCATGCCGCCGCTGATGGTGCCATCGGCAAACAGCTCGTCCACACGGGCGGCGGTCAGGCCGGTCAGCAGCTGGCCTTGCTTGTCCAGCACGCCTGGCGTGTTGGTCATCAGCACCAGCTTTTCGGCTTTCAGCGTTTCGGCCAGCTTGCCGGCGACTACGTCGGCGTTGATGTTGTAGGCCTCGCCTTCGCTGCCTACGCCGATAGGCGCCACCACCGGAATAAAGTCCTGGCTATCCAGCAGGGACACCAGGCTAGGGTCGATGTGCTCGATATCGCCCACCTGGCCGATATCGATGTCTTCGTCGGACTCGGATTTCAGGTACAGCTTGCTGGCGCGGATAAAGTGGCCGTCCTTGCCGGTGATACCCACCGCCTTGCCGCCGTGCTTGTTGATCAGCGACACGATTTCCTTGTTCACCAGGCCGCCCAGCACCATCTCTACCACGTCCATGGTTTCGCTATCGGTCACGCGCATGCCCTGGATGAACTGGCCTTCCTTGCCCACGCGGTTCAGCAGGTCGTTGATCTGCGGGCCGCCGCCGTGTACGACCACCGGGTTCAGGCCTACCAGCTTCAGCAGCACCACATCCTTGGCGAAGTCTTCTTTCAGCTTGTCGTCGGTCATCGCATTGCCACCGTATTTGATCACGATGGTTTTGCCATTAAAGGAACGGATGTACGGCAGGGCCTCGGCCAGAATGGCTGCCTTGTCGATAGGGGCTACGCTCACGTCGGATTCTCCAGTAGCAAGATGGGGACACAGGTTGCTGCACAGCAATAACTGTCAGGTGTTGCATTCTAACCATGCCACTTAGTGAATATTGATTTATTAATTGAACTGGCAGAGTGCTTGCTCTACATTTCACCCTTCATTAATGAACCAATTTTCAGAGAAGGCAAGAATGGACAAGGAATCCTGTTGTCCGGTAGCGCGCTGGCGCCGTCGCAAGGAAGTGCGCCCTGCCGAAATTCTGGACGCGGCACTGGCGCTATTCGTGGAAAAGGGCTTCAAGACCACCAAAATGGAAGACATCGCCAAAGCCGCCGGTGTCACCAAAGGCACGCCCTATCTGTATTTCGAAAACAAGGAAGACATCTTCAAGGCGGTGATCCGTGAAAACCTGGTTACCCGCCTGGCAGGCTTTGCCGAGCTGGTACAGCAGTTTGACGGCAGCAGCGCCGACCTGCTGCGCCTGATGATGCGCCGCTGGTGGCTGGAGGTGGGCGAATCGCCGCTGGGCGGCATCTGCAAGCTGATGTTTGCCGAGGCCACCAATTTTCCCGAGCTGGCGCGCTTTTATCACGCCGAAGTCATCGAGCCCAGCCACCAGATGTTGCTGCAGGTACTGCGCCGCGGCATGGCGCGCGGCGAGTTTCGCAGCATCAACCCGGACGCCGTGGTCGACACCCTGGTGGCGCCCATGATGCTCACCATGACCTGGCGCTGCTCGTTTGGCCGGGTACTGACCGATACCAAGCACCGCTCGCTGCCGCCGCTGGAGTATCTGGAGCTGTCGCTGGACCTGATGCTCAATGGTCTGAAAACGTCCGACTGAACCTATAAATAATTCCATATAGAACGAGGCAAACACACATGACTCCGCACTATCACAAGCTGGCACTGGCCAGCGCGCTGCTGCTGGCACTGACTGCCTGCAAAGAGGAAGTCAAACCGGTGGAAGAAATCCGCCCTGTGCGCTACACCATTGCCGGCGCAGGCCAGCAAAACCCTATCCGCCAGTTCAGCGGCGAAGTACGCGCCCGTCAGGAAAGCCGCCTGGGGTTTCGCGTAGCCGGCAAAGTGGTAGAAAAGCGCGTCAGCAGCGGAGACAGTGTGAAAAAAGGCCAGGTACTGGCCGTACTGGACGCCAGCGACTACCAGCTCGACAGCCAGGCCAAGCAGGCACAGTTGGCCGCAGCCCAGGCCAATCTGGCCCAGCAGGCTGCCGACCTGAAGCGCTACCGCGAGCTATTGGCGCAAAACTTCATCAGCGCCGCGCAGGTAGAGCGCCAGCACACCGCCGTGCAAAGCGCCCAGGCCAGCGTGCAGCAAGCCCAGGCCGCCTTGTCGGCCAGCCGCAACCAGGCCGGCTACACCAGCTTGATCGCCGACAGCGACGGTAGCGTCAGCGAAATCAGCATCGAGCCCGGCCAGGTGGTAGCAGCCGGCCAGATCGTCGCCAGAGTCGCCGCCGCGGGCGAGCGCGAAGTCTTGATCCAGGTACCGGAAAACGCCGTGGGCGACCTACGCCAGGCCAGCAGCTTTAACGTGAAATTGTGGGCGGGCCAGCAAGCCATCCCTGCCACCCTGCGCGAGCTGTCCGGCGATGCCGACCCGGCCACCCGTACCTACGCGGCACGGCTGAAGCTGTCCGGCCAGCCTGACGGGCTGCGCCTGGGCATGACCGCCACGGTAGAAGCCACCCTGCCAGGCCAGCACAGCGCCGCCATCAAGCTGCCGCTGAGCGCCATTCTGGACGAGCAGGGCAAGCATTATGTCTGGGTGATTAACCCGAAAACCGCCAAGGTTGGCCGCAAGGCCGTGAGCGTGGGCCGCCCGGATAGCCAGGGCATCGATATCACTGCCGGGCTGAACGGGGGTGAACAAGTCGTGACCGCCGGCGTACACCTGCTGCGCGACGGCCA is a window encoding:
- a CDS encoding acyl-CoA dehydrogenase; this translates as MAATSNRAPFNWDDALLLNDQLTDEERMVRETAYAYCQDRLMPRVLTANREERFDREIMSEMGELGLLGCTIDSHGCAGLSHVAYGLIAREVERVDSGYRSAMSVQSSLVMHPIWAYGTDAQKDKYLPKLASGEWVGCFGLTEPDAGSDPAGMKTRARKVDGGYVLHGSKMWITNSPIADVFVVWAKDDEGEIRGFVLEKGMKGLSAPKIEGKFSLRASITGEIVMDNVEVGEDALLPHVKGLKGPFGCLNKARYGIAWGAMGAAEFCWHGARQYTLDRKQFNRPLAATQLVQLKLANMQTEISLGLQAALRVGRLMDEGRAAPEMISLIKRNNCGKALDIARIARDMHGGNGISDEYHIIRHVMNLEAVNTYEGTHDVHALILGRAQTGIQAFA
- a CDS encoding IclR family transcriptional regulator, with protein sequence MSFTPQEDESKDRLFVEALARGLRVLSAFRPGESALSNQVLAQRTGLPKSTVSRLTYTLTKLGYLSQDADSGYYRLGLAVLALGSAVLGSYDIRRVAAPLMRDFALKHTISVSLGMRDGSDIVYLETCRSQARVSVQLSVGSRVPLASTAIGRACYSSLSAAERELADTDMAARYGQDWPLVQAKLEQARQQVLQRGYSESFGEFERDVMAVGVALPSPAPGQGSLCLNASGPAFAFDAETMRSQVAPALLQLARQIVPGA
- a CDS encoding CBS domain-containing protein, with protein sequence MQTVRQLLERKSGELISVSPDATVFQALQVMAEQDIGAVLVMDMGDVLGIFSERDYARRIVLQGRTSAGTKVRDIMTSKVVYVGPQQSVAECMALMTDKHFRHLPVMEAGRVIGMLSIGDLVRATIEEQQLVIEQLVNYIRA
- the argB gene encoding acetylglutamate kinase; the protein is MSVAPIDKAAILAEALPYIRSFNGKTIVIKYGGNAMTDDKLKEDFAKDVVLLKLVGLNPVVVHGGGPQINDLLNRVGKEGQFIQGMRVTDSETMDVVEMVLGGLVNKEIVSLINKHGGKAVGITGKDGHFIRASKLYLKSESDEDIDIGQVGDIEHIDPSLVSLLDSQDFIPVVAPIGVGSEGEAYNINADVVAGKLAETLKAEKLVLMTNTPGVLDKQGQLLTGLTAARVDELFADGTISGGMLPKISSALDAAKSGVNSVHIIDGRVPHALLLEILTDAGVGTMIKAG
- a CDS encoding TetR/AcrR family transcriptional regulator, with protein sequence MDKESCCPVARWRRRKEVRPAEILDAALALFVEKGFKTTKMEDIAKAAGVTKGTPYLYFENKEDIFKAVIRENLVTRLAGFAELVQQFDGSSADLLRLMMRRWWLEVGESPLGGICKLMFAEATNFPELARFYHAEVIEPSHQMLLQVLRRGMARGEFRSINPDAVVDTLVAPMMLTMTWRCSFGRVLTDTKHRSLPPLEYLELSLDLMLNGLKTSD
- a CDS encoding efflux RND transporter periplasmic adaptor subunit, encoding MTPHYHKLALASALLLALTACKEEVKPVEEIRPVRYTIAGAGQQNPIRQFSGEVRARQESRLGFRVAGKVVEKRVSSGDSVKKGQVLAVLDASDYQLDSQAKQAQLAAAQANLAQQAADLKRYRELLAQNFISAAQVERQHTAVQSAQASVQQAQAALSASRNQAGYTSLIADSDGSVSEISIEPGQVVAAGQIVARVAAAGEREVLIQVPENAVGDLRQASSFNVKLWAGQQAIPATLRELSGDADPATRTYAARLKLSGQPDGLRLGMTATVEATLPGQHSAAIKLPLSAILDEQGKHYVWVINPKTAKVGRKAVSVGRPDSQGIDITAGLNGGEQVVTAGVHLLRDGQRVTLLAK